Proteins encoded in a region of the Stieleria neptunia genome:
- a CDS encoding endo-1,4-beta-xylanase — protein MFLRLGFNAAGFGMYLKYKRRSMAEPHLPKLFEWFQEHNIPVRGHCLIWPGGDYGSFMPPGLSKLVYVDDPNANWSSTAKGVPRDKLTEAEQQNVRDLCKRMIEESAGQWPVFEWDVINETRNNHIVQDLVGHDVIADWFKIAKQATVDRNALLYLNENKVISDPADGDVTDKMRQFESEVRLLLENDAPISALGFQCRFANQTPPETIYKRLQYFEKFNLPIAATEFEMKDTIGDELEKAAMTERVMTVLFSHRLVNGIYAWTTLPRGSGGTASRAILESDGRLRLRGKVWMHLMKKRWWTDETLTTDANGKVSLRGFKGDYTILVGGNVVDLKLDEDQQTEVTRSAPAEQSAIGLTEIEGRTWLITPEGKPFFAHGITHATNRSLSADYGALSKACQDLGFNAYGYGCPGPLKSNLPYVEGRNYVPISTYRGKGGSFRFIDIFDPRQQQRLATQVKQTCLQNRDNPNLIGYYWTDLGAWPLKNSVGKNWVDFIRELPADAPGRKAYAEFLDSWQGDDAKARDLGFLRVIAREYFRVMGEANQEHDPDHLIFGDRFAFNTIVPEVLEELVPWVDAIAIQPPFQPGFPKAKYQEIHELTGKPILICDFAIRFKDGDKSIRGWQLQEDAAAAGVHYAKYIHAALQTPYIIGAFWCNPVDSTGAFNRSGGLKQGFFGDGLTPRPGLSEAVAELNRHITQVTPDRADAPEVK, from the coding sequence ATGTTTCTGCGACTCGGGTTTAATGCCGCCGGGTTCGGTATGTACCTCAAGTACAAGCGTCGCTCGATGGCCGAACCCCACCTACCGAAGCTGTTCGAGTGGTTCCAAGAACATAACATACCCGTTCGGGGGCACTGCCTGATCTGGCCCGGAGGTGACTACGGGAGTTTCATGCCGCCAGGCCTGAGCAAGCTCGTCTATGTCGATGACCCCAACGCCAACTGGAGCAGTACCGCCAAGGGAGTTCCACGAGACAAATTGACGGAAGCGGAACAGCAGAATGTCCGCGATCTCTGCAAAAGGATGATCGAAGAATCGGCTGGGCAATGGCCCGTCTTCGAGTGGGATGTCATCAACGAAACCCGCAACAATCACATCGTGCAAGACCTCGTCGGACACGATGTGATTGCCGACTGGTTCAAGATTGCGAAACAAGCCACTGTCGATCGCAATGCCTTGCTCTACCTCAACGAGAACAAGGTCATCTCGGATCCCGCCGACGGTGACGTTACCGACAAGATGAGACAATTCGAGAGTGAAGTTCGTCTACTGCTCGAGAACGATGCTCCAATTTCGGCACTCGGCTTTCAATGTCGGTTTGCCAATCAAACTCCGCCCGAGACAATCTACAAACGCCTTCAATACTTCGAGAAATTCAACCTGCCAATCGCCGCGACGGAATTCGAGATGAAGGACACGATCGGTGATGAACTGGAGAAGGCTGCGATGACGGAGCGAGTCATGACAGTCTTGTTCAGCCATCGCCTGGTCAACGGGATTTATGCCTGGACAACATTGCCCCGGGGGAGCGGCGGCACGGCAAGCCGAGCCATCCTGGAGTCGGACGGTCGCTTGAGGCTTCGAGGCAAGGTCTGGATGCACCTGATGAAAAAGCGTTGGTGGACCGACGAAACACTCACGACGGATGCTAATGGAAAGGTCAGTCTTCGGGGCTTCAAAGGCGATTACACCATCTTGGTGGGCGGCAATGTCGTTGACCTGAAGTTGGATGAAGATCAGCAGACGGAAGTCACCCGTTCGGCCCCCGCTGAACAATCCGCCATTGGGCTGACCGAGATCGAAGGCCGCACGTGGCTGATCACACCTGAGGGAAAACCATTCTTCGCCCACGGGATCACTCATGCAACGAACCGGAGTCTGAGTGCCGACTACGGCGCGCTCTCAAAGGCCTGCCAAGATCTCGGGTTCAATGCCTATGGGTACGGCTGCCCGGGACCGCTGAAGAGCAACCTGCCCTACGTAGAAGGTCGCAACTACGTTCCCATCTCGACGTATCGGGGCAAAGGGGGGAGTTTCCGCTTCATCGACATCTTTGATCCTCGGCAGCAGCAGAGACTGGCAACACAGGTCAAGCAGACCTGTCTCCAGAACCGCGATAACCCAAACCTGATCGGATACTACTGGACTGACCTCGGGGCCTGGCCGCTGAAGAATTCCGTCGGCAAAAACTGGGTGGACTTCATCCGGGAATTGCCTGCCGATGCACCCGGCCGCAAGGCCTACGCTGAGTTTCTCGACTCCTGGCAGGGCGATGACGCGAAAGCACGGGATCTTGGCTTCCTTCGAGTTATTGCACGCGAGTACTTCCGCGTCATGGGAGAGGCGAATCAAGAACACGATCCGGACCATCTCATTTTCGGAGACCGCTTCGCCTTCAACACCATCGTTCCCGAAGTGCTTGAGGAGCTGGTGCCCTGGGTCGACGCAATCGCGATTCAACCGCCTTTCCAACCGGGGTTTCCCAAGGCGAAGTATCAGGAGATTCACGAGTTGACCGGAAAGCCCATTTTGATTTGCGATTTCGCGATTCGATTCAAGGACGGTGACAAGTCGATCCGTGGCTGGCAGCTACAGGAAGATGCAGCGGCCGCCGGAGTTCACTATGCAAAGTACATCCACGCCGCACTGCAGACGCCCTACATCATCGGCGCCTTCTGGTGCAATCCCGTCGACTCGACGGGTGCCTTCAATAGAAGTGGAGGGCTCAAGCAGGGGTTTTTTGGTGATGGGCTGACGCCGCGACCGGGCCTGAGCGAAGCGGTGGCCGAGCTCAACCGCCACATTACCCAAGTCACCCCTGATCGTGCCGATGCGCCCGAAGTGAAATAA